The sequence ACCCAGTAGGAAGACTGTTAAGGTTGAGGGACCAACCATAGACTCAGTGCCAATTATTTACAGGCACAAAATACCCATTGGTAAGACGGTTAAGTATTGGGAGGGCCTTAGGGAGGGCAGGATATACGCAGTAAAGTGCAAGTCCTGCGGCGCCGTTTATTACCCACCACAGGCCGACTGCCCATACTGTGGCTCAAGTGATGTTGAGTGGGTTGAGCTGCCCAGGGAGGGTGTTCTCGAGACCTTCACCAGAGTTTACACCAGGCCCCAGGGCTTTGAGGACTTTGAGCCATACATAATTGCGATTGCCAGGGTGGGTGATGTTAGGGTCATGGGTTGGTTGGTAAATGTTAAGGATGAGAGGTGTGTTAATGTTGGTGATTCCGTAGTGCTCAGTACTACGTATATCGAGAAACACGGCAAGTATATAATAACATTTCAATTAAGGGATAAACAGTGCTGATCACGTGCTTATTGGCAGCCTCAAAATGGCATCAACGACTTGCCTAACTACGCAGTCCTCATCTATTACCCTAAAGTAGGTGTTTCTGGAGCCAATGGGTCCTGGGGCCACTATGGGCTCCACGCAGTTATTTAGGTTGTTAATTAGTGATGCCTTTATGTCGAAGTTCCTAATTAATTGTTTAAGGCAGTTGTTTAGGTTGTCCATTCTGAGGATTTTTTGATTGTTTGTTATCGCTATGGATTTCCTAATGCATTCACTAACTGATGCTGTGTACCTTATGTTCACCTTATTATTCGTTACCTC is a genomic window of Vulcanisaeta souniana JCM 11219 containing:
- a CDS encoding Zn-ribbon domain-containing OB-fold protein; protein product: MAERKPSRKTVKVEGPTIDSVPIIYRHKIPIGKTVKYWEGLREGRIYAVKCKSCGAVYYPPQADCPYCGSSDVEWVELPREGVLETFTRVYTRPQGFEDFEPYIIAIARVGDVRVMGWLVNVKDERCVNVGDSVVLSTTYIEKHGKYIITFQLRDKQC